Proteins co-encoded in one Chionomys nivalis chromosome 6, mChiNiv1.1, whole genome shotgun sequence genomic window:
- the LOC130876120 gene encoding histone-lysine N-methyltransferase, H3 lysine-79 specific-like isoform X3, which translates to MGEKLELRLKSPVGAEPAVYPWPLPVYDKHHDAAHEIIETIRWVCEEIPDLKLAMENYVLIDYDTKSFESMQRLCDKYNRAIDSIHQLWKGTTQPMKLNTRPSNGLLRHILQQVYNHSVTDPEKLNNYEPFSPEVYGETSFDLVAQMIDEIKMTEDDLFVDLGSGVGQVVLQVAAATNCKHHYGVEKADIPAKYAETMDREFRKWMKWYGKKHAEYTLERGDFLSEEWRERIANTSVIFVNNFAFGPEVDHQLKERFANMKEGGRIVSSKPFAPLNFRINSRNLSDIGTIMRVVELSPLKGSVSWTGKPVSYYLHTIDRTILENYFSSLKNPKLREEQEAARRRQQRENKSNATTPTKVPESKAAATEAPADSGAEEEKSGVATVKKPSPSKARKKKLNKKGRKMAGRKRGRPKKMSAANAERKSKKSQSALDLLHSSPPAPPSASPQDAYRAPHSPFYQLPPSTQLHSPNPLLVAPTPPALQKLLESFKIQYLQFLAYTKTPQYKANLQQLLDQEKEKNTQLLDTAQQLFGHCQAQKEEIHRLFQQKLDELGVKALTYNDLIQAQKEISAHNQQLREQSEQLEKDNSDLRSQSLQLLRARCEELRLDWSTLSLENLRKEKQALRSQISEKQRHCLELQISIVELEKSQRQQELLQLKSCVPPDDALSLHLRGKGALGRELEADAGRLRLELDCAKISLPHLSSMSPELSMNGHAAGYELCSTASRPSSKQNTPQYLASPLDQEVVPCTPSHSGRPRLEKLSGLTLPDYTRLSPAKIVLRRHLSQDHTGVSKPAAGELHPRAEHAKESTLPYQSPSLSNSMKLSPQDPLPASPATSPLTSEKGSEKGVKERAYSSHGETITSLPVSIPLSTVQPNKLPVSIPLASVVLPSRAERARSTPSPGPQPRDSSTLEKQIGASAHGPGGSAAGSRSLTLAPTGFYTGSVAISGALANSPAPMASGMETAVFDESSGPGSLFATMGSRSTPPQHPPLLPQPRNSGPASPAHQLSASPRLSVTAQGPLPDTSKGELPSDPAVSDPENEAKRRIVFSIAASSSSKQSPSTRHSPLTSGTRGDSVQSHGQDSRKRSRRKRASAGTLSLSTGVSPKRRALPTVAGLFTQSSGSPLNLNSMVSNINQPLEITAISSPESSLKSSPTPYQDHDQPPVLRKERPLGPTNGAHYSPLTSDEEPGSEDEPSSTRIERKIATISLESKSPPKTLENGGGLVGRKPAPSSEPVNSSKWKSTFSPISDLSLAKAVDSPLQAGSALSHSPLFSFRPVLDEPAAEAKLPTHPRKSFAGSLTAAEGPSPGANPPNGLAFSGGLAADLGLHSFNDGASLSHKGPEVASLSFPSQRGKDSTTETNPFLSRRQPEGLGGLKGEGNAGKESGEALPLCGSADKVALPHGSRAGKGRDRELDFKGGHNLFISAAAVPPGGLLGGPGLVTVASSAGSTTPAAQAARPFLSTFTPGPQFTLGPMSLQANLGSVAGSSVLQSLFSTVPAAAGLVHVSSAAPRLTNSHTMGSFSSGVTGGTVGGVFTHAVPSASAHPFGAGVSSGAVCSSATLGLSPLQAAASTSASSFQAAASVETRPPPPPPLLPPQHLGRPPAGPPVLHAPPPPNVTLPPPPALLASNSEPVLLQSLASLPANKAFLPPSSAASLQPANASLSVKLASLPHKVSRPSFTVHHQPLPRLALAQAAPAAPQANSSGPSAVWVSLGMPPPYAAHLSGVKPR; encoded by the exons ttttgaaAGCATGCAGAGGCTGTGTGACAAGTACAACCGAGCCATCGACAGCATCCACCAGCTG TGGAAGGGCACCACGCAACCCATGAAGCTAAATACTCGACCTTCCAATGGGCTCCTGCGGCACATCCTGCAGCAGGTGTACAACCACTCTGTGACTGACCCTGAGAAGCTCAACAACTACGAGCCCTTTTCCCCTGAGGTGTATGGGGAGACCTCCTTTGACCTGGTCGCCCAGATGATCGACGAGATCAAGATGACCGAGGATGACCTGTTTGTAGACCTGGGCAGTG GTGTGGGGCAGGTTGTCCTTCAGGTTGCTGCGGCCACCAACTGCAAACATCACTACGGAGTGGAGAAAGCGGACATCCCAGCCAAGTACGCGGAG ACCATGGACCGAGAGTTCAGGAAGTGGATGAAATGGTATGGAAAAAAGCATGCAGAATACACA ctGGAACGAGGTGACTTCCTCTCAGAGGAGTGGAGGGAACGGATCGCCAACACGAG TGTTATATTTGTGAATAACTTTGCCTTTGGTCCTGAGGTGGATCACCAGCTGAAGGAGCGATTCGCAAACATGAAGGAAG GCGGCAGAATCGTCTCCTCAAAGCCCTTTGCCCCTCTGAACTTCAGGATCAACAGCAGGAACTTGAGTG acaTCGGCACCATTATGCGTGTGGTGGAATTGTCACCCCTGAAGGGCTCCGTGTCATGGACTGGGAAGCCCGTCTCCTACTACCTGCACACTATTGACCGCACCATA cttgaaaattatttttctagtctGAAAAATCCAAAACTCAGG gaggagcaggaagcagcTCGGCGCCGGCAGCAGCGAGAGAACAAGAGTAATGCAACTACCCCCACCAAGGTCCCAGAGAGCAAGGCAGCTGCCACGGAGGCCCCCGCG GACTCTGGTGCTGAGGAAGAAAAGTCAGGTGTGGCCACTGTCAAAAAGCCATCTCCCTCCAAAGCCCGGAAGAAGAAACTGAATAAAAAAGGGAGGAAAATGGCTGGCCGGAAGCGTGGACGGCCCAAGAAAATGAGTGCTGCAAACGCTGAGCGAAAGTCCAAGAAGAGCCAAAGTGCACTGGACCTCCTGCACTCCTCTCCCCCAGCCCCGCCCTCAGCCTCACCCCAGG ATGCGTATAGGGCACCTCATAGCCCATTCTACCAGCTACCTCCGAGCACGCAGCTCCACTCCCCCAATCCGTTGCTGGTGGCACCCACCCCTCCTGCATTACAGAAACTTTTAG AGTCCTTCAAGATCCAGTACCTGCAGTTCCTGGCTTACACAAAGACCCCACAGTACAAGGCCAACCTGCAGCAGCTTCTGGACCAAGAGAAG GAGAAGAACACACAGCTGCTGGACACCGCACAGCAGCTCTTCGGTCATTGCCAAGCCCAAAAGGAGGAGATCCACAGACTGTTCCAGCAGAAACTGGATGAG TTGGGCGTGAAGGCGCTGACCTACAATGACCTGATTCAGGCCCAGAAGGAGATCTCTGCCCACAACCAGCAGCTgcgggagcagtcagagcagcTGGAGAAGGACAACAGTGACCTGCGGAGCCAGAGCCttcagctg CTCAGAGCCCGGTGTGAGGAGCTGAGGCTGGACTGGTCCACACTGTCTCTGGAGAACCTGCGGAAAGAGAAACAGGCCCTGCGGAGCCAGATCTCAGAGAAGCAGCGACACTGCCTGGAGCTGCAG ATCAGCATTGTGGAGCTGGAGAAGAGCCAGCGACAGCAGGAGCTCCTGCAGTTGAAGTCCTGTGTGCCACCAGATGACGCTCTGTCCCTGCATCTGCGTGGCAAGGGTGCCCTGGGCCGCGAGCTGGAGGCCGATGCTGGGCGGTTGCGTCTTGAGCTGGACTGTGCCAAGATCTCCCTGCCACACCTCAGCAGCATGAGCCCCGAGCTCTCCATGAATGGCCATGCCGCTGGCTACGAGCTCTGCAGCACAGCTAGTCGGCCCTCATCCAAGCAGAATACCCCCCAGTACCTGGCCTCCCCCTTGGATCAGGAGGTCGTACCTTGCACCCCCAGCCACAGTGGCAGGCCTCGGCTAGAAAAGTTGTCTGGCCTAACTTTGCCAGACTATACCCGGTTGTCACCTGCCAAGATTGTGTTGAGGCGGCACCTGAGCCAGGACCACACTGGGGTTAGCAAACCAGCTGCCGGTGAGCTACACCCTCG GGCAGAGCATGCCAAGGAGAGCACCCTTCCCTACCAGAGCCCCAGCTTGTCCAACAGCATGAAGCTCAGCCCCCAGGATCCACTGCCTGCCTCCCCCGCAACCTCGCCGCTCACCTCAGAGAAGGGTAGTGAAAAG GGTGTGAAGGAGCGTGCCTACAGCAGCCATGGGGAGACTATCACCAGCCTGCCTGTCAGCATTCCACTCAGCACAGTGCAGCCCAACAAGCTGCCCGTCAGCATCCCACTGGCCAGTGTGGTGCTGCCCAGCCGCGCCGAGAGGGCG AGGAGCACTCCCAGCCCTGGGCCACAGCCTCGAGACTCATCCACACTTGAAAAGCAGATCGGTGCTTCCGCCCATGGTCCAGGGGGCAGTGCAGCAGGGAGCAGGAGCCTCACACTGGCACCCACAG GTTTCTACACTGGTTCAGTGGCCATCAGTGGAGCCCTGGCCAACAGCCCAGCGCCTATGGCATCTGGAATGGAGACTGCTGTTTTTGATGAGTCCTCTGGCCCTGGCAGCCTCTTTGCCACCATGGGATCTCGCAGCACACCACCACAGCATCCGCCTCTGCTACCGCAGCCCCGCAACTCTGGCCCTGCATCTCCTGCCCACCAACTCTCGGCCAGTCCCCGCCTGAGTGTGACTGCCCAAGGTCCGCTGCCGGACACCAGCAAGGGGGAGCTGCCTTCTGACCCTGCCGTCTCAGACCCGGAGAATGAAGCTAAGAGGAGGATTGTGTTCAGCATTGCAGCCAGTTCCAGCTCTAAGCAGTCGCCTTCTACCAGGCATAGCCCCTTGACCTCTGGAACCCGCGGGGACTCTGTACAGAGCCATGGGCAGGACAGTCGTAAACGCAGCAGAAGGAAGCGTGCATCAGCTGGAACCCTCAGCCTCAGCACGGGTGTGTCCCCCAAGCGCCGGGCTCTGCCAACTGTCGCCGGCCTCTTCACACAGTCCTCGGGGTCTCCCCTCAACCTCAACTCCATG GTCAGCAACATCAATCAGCCCCTGGAGATCACAGCCATCTCATCCCCTGAGAGCTCCCTGAAGAGTTCCCCAACCCCCTACCAGGACCACGATCAGCCCCCGGTGCTCAGGAAGGAGCGGCCCCTGGGCCCGACGAATGGGGCCCATTACTCACCACTTACCTCAGATGAGGAGCCAGGCTCTGAGGATGAGCCCAGCAGTACCCG aattgaaagaaaaattgcAACAATCTCCTTAGAAAGCAAATCTCCTCCAAAGACGCTGGAAAATG GTGGTGGTTTGGTGGGAAGGAAGCCTGCACCCTCGAGTGAGCCTGTGAACAGCAGCAAATGGAAGTCCACTTTCTCACCCATCTCCGACCTCAGCTTGGCCAAGGCCGTGGACAGTCCATTGCAGGCTGGCTCtgcactgagccacagccccctGTTCTCTTTCCGGCCAGTTCTGGACGAGCCTGCAGCTGAGGCCAAGCTCCCTACCCACCCAAGGAAAAGCTTTGCCGGCTCTCTGACTGCAGCCGAGGGCCCGAGCCCTGGCGCCAACCCTCCCAACGGCCTGGCCTTCAGTGGGGGCCTTGCTGCAGACCTCGGTTTACACAGCTTCAACGACGGTGCTTCCCTCTCCCACAAGGGCCCTGAAGTGGCCAGCCTGAGCTTCCCATCACAGCGGGGCAAGGATAGTACCACGGAGACTAATCCCTTCCTCAGTAGGCGGCAGCCAGAGGGCCTGGGTGGCCTGAAGGGCGAGGGCAATGCAGGCAAGGAATCAGGCGAGGCCCTGCCCCTGTGTGGATCTGCGGACAAAGTTGCACTGCCTCATGGCAGCAGGGCAGGCAAGGGCCGTGACCGTGAGCTGGACTTCAAGGGTGGCCACAACCTCTTCATCTCTGCTGCAGCCGTGCCTCCGGGTGGCCTCCTCGGTGGCCCTGGTCTAGTGACTGTAGCTTCCTCTGCAGGCAGTACGACACCTGCTGCCCAGGCTGCCCGGCCCTTTCTGAGCACCTTCACCCCTGGGCCCCAGTTCACTCTGGGCCCCATGTCCCtgcaggccaacctgggctctgTGGCCGGCTCCTCTGTGCTGCAGTCCTTGTTCAGCACCGTGCCCGCCGCTGCAGGCTTGGTGCACGTGTCATCTGCTGCGCCCCGACTCACCAACTCGCACACCATGGGCAGCTTCTCCTCCGGGGTGACCGGTGGAACCGTTGGAG GTGTCTTTACCCATGCGgtgccttctgcctctgctcaCCCGTTTGGAGCTGGTGTCAGTAGCGGGGCTGTGTGTAGCAGTGCCACGCTGGGCCTGAGCCCGCTGCAGGCGGCGGCCAGCACCTCGGCTTCTTCCTTTCAGGCTGCAGCTTCGGTCGAGACTCGGCCGCCCCCTCCACCTCCCCTACTTCCTCCTCAGCACCTGGGCCGGCCCCCTGCGGGGCCACCTGTCCTCCATGCACCCCCTCCTCCTAACGTCACCTTGCCTCCTCCACCTGCGCTGCTGGCTTCTAACTCCGAGCCAGTGCTTCTGCAGAGCCTGGCCTCCCTCCCGGCTAACAAAGCTTTCTTACCCCCCTCCTCTGCCGCTTCTCTGCAGCCTGCTAACGCCTCTCTGTCTGTCAAGCTCGCCTCCCTTCCACACAAGGTCTCCCGCCCCTCCTTCACGGTGCACCACCAGCCCCTGCCCCGGCTGGCCCTGGCGCAGGCTGCGCCCGCCGCCCCACAGGCCAACTCCTCGGGGCCATCTGCTGTGTGGGTTTCCCTTGGCATGCCGCCTCCTTATGCTGCGCACCTTTCGGGGGTTAAGCCTCGATAA
- the LOC130876120 gene encoding histone-lysine N-methyltransferase, H3 lysine-79 specific-like isoform X2 has translation MGEKLELRLKSPVGAEPAVYPWPLPVYDKHHDAAHEIIETIRWVCEEIPDLKLAMENYVLIDYDTKSFESMQRLCDKYNRAIDSIHQLWKGTTQPMKLNTRPSNGLLRHILQQVYNHSVTDPEKLNNYEPFSPEVYGETSFDLVAQMIDEIKMTEDDLFVDLGSGVGQVVLQVAAATNCKHHYGVEKADIPAKYAETMDREFRKWMKWYGKKHAEYTLERGDFLSEEWRERIANTSVIFVNNFAFGPEVDHQLKERFANMKEGGRIVSSKPFAPLNFRINSRNLSDIGTIMRVVELSPLKGSVSWTGKPVSYYLHTIDRTILENYFSSLKNPKLREEQEAARRRQQRENKSNATTPTKVPESKAAATEAPADSGAEEEKSGVATVKKPSPSKARKKKLNKKGRKMAGRKRGRPKKMSAANAERKSKKSQSALDLLHSSPPAPPSASPQDAYRAPHSPFYQLPPSTQLHSPNPLLVAPTPPALQKLLESFKIQYLQFLAYTKTPQYKANLQQLLDQEKEKNTQLLDTAQQLFGHCQAQKEEIHRLFQQKLDELGVKALTYNDLIQAQKEISAHNQQLREQSEQLEKDNSDLRSQSLQLLRARCEELRLDWSTLSLENLRKEKQALRSQISEKQRHCLELQISIVELEKSQRQQELLQLKSCVPPDDALSLHLRGKGALGRELEADAGRLRLELDCAKISLPHLSSMSPELSMNGHAAGYELCSTASRPSSKQNTPQYLASPLDQEVVPCTPSHSGRPRLEKLSGLTLPDYTRLSPAKIVLRRHLSQDHTGVSKPAAGELHPRAEHAKESTLPYQSPSLSNSMKLSPQDPLPASPATSPLTSEKGSEKGVKERAYSSHGETITSLPVSIPLSTVQPNKLPVSIPLASVVLPSRAERARSTPSPGPQPRDSSTLEKQIGASAHGPGGSAAGSRSLTLAPTGFYTGSVAISGALANSPAPMASGMETAVFDESSGPGSLFATMGSRSTPPQHPPLLPQPRNSGPASPAHQLSASPRLSVTAQGPLPDTSKGELPSDPAVSDPENEAKRRIVFSIAASSSSKQSPSTRHSPLTSGTRGDSVQSHGQDSRKRSRRKRASAGTLSLSTGVSPKRRALPTVAGLFTQSSGSPLNLNSMVSNINQPLEITAISSPESSLKSSPTPYQDHDQPPVLRKERPLGPTNGAHYSPLTSDEEPGSEDEPSSTRIERKIATISLESKSPPKTLENGGGLVGRKPAPSSEPVNSSKWKSTFSPISDLSLAKAVDSPLQAGSALSHSPLFSFRPVLDEPAAEAKLPTHPRKSFAGSLTAAEGPSPGANPPNGLAFSGGLAADLGLHSFNDGASLSHKGPEVASLSFPSQRGKDSTTETNPFLSRRQPEGLGGLKGEGNAGKESGEALPLCGSADKVALPHGSRAGKGRDRELDFKGGHNLFISAAAVPPGGLLGGPGLVTVASSAGSTTPAAQAARPFLSTFTPGPQFTLGPMSLQANLGSVAGSSVLQSLFSTVPAAAGLVHVSSAAPRLTNSHTMGSFSSGVTGGTVGGN, from the exons ttttgaaAGCATGCAGAGGCTGTGTGACAAGTACAACCGAGCCATCGACAGCATCCACCAGCTG TGGAAGGGCACCACGCAACCCATGAAGCTAAATACTCGACCTTCCAATGGGCTCCTGCGGCACATCCTGCAGCAGGTGTACAACCACTCTGTGACTGACCCTGAGAAGCTCAACAACTACGAGCCCTTTTCCCCTGAGGTGTATGGGGAGACCTCCTTTGACCTGGTCGCCCAGATGATCGACGAGATCAAGATGACCGAGGATGACCTGTTTGTAGACCTGGGCAGTG GTGTGGGGCAGGTTGTCCTTCAGGTTGCTGCGGCCACCAACTGCAAACATCACTACGGAGTGGAGAAAGCGGACATCCCAGCCAAGTACGCGGAG ACCATGGACCGAGAGTTCAGGAAGTGGATGAAATGGTATGGAAAAAAGCATGCAGAATACACA ctGGAACGAGGTGACTTCCTCTCAGAGGAGTGGAGGGAACGGATCGCCAACACGAG TGTTATATTTGTGAATAACTTTGCCTTTGGTCCTGAGGTGGATCACCAGCTGAAGGAGCGATTCGCAAACATGAAGGAAG GCGGCAGAATCGTCTCCTCAAAGCCCTTTGCCCCTCTGAACTTCAGGATCAACAGCAGGAACTTGAGTG acaTCGGCACCATTATGCGTGTGGTGGAATTGTCACCCCTGAAGGGCTCCGTGTCATGGACTGGGAAGCCCGTCTCCTACTACCTGCACACTATTGACCGCACCATA cttgaaaattatttttctagtctGAAAAATCCAAAACTCAGG gaggagcaggaagcagcTCGGCGCCGGCAGCAGCGAGAGAACAAGAGTAATGCAACTACCCCCACCAAGGTCCCAGAGAGCAAGGCAGCTGCCACGGAGGCCCCCGCG GACTCTGGTGCTGAGGAAGAAAAGTCAGGTGTGGCCACTGTCAAAAAGCCATCTCCCTCCAAAGCCCGGAAGAAGAAACTGAATAAAAAAGGGAGGAAAATGGCTGGCCGGAAGCGTGGACGGCCCAAGAAAATGAGTGCTGCAAACGCTGAGCGAAAGTCCAAGAAGAGCCAAAGTGCACTGGACCTCCTGCACTCCTCTCCCCCAGCCCCGCCCTCAGCCTCACCCCAGG ATGCGTATAGGGCACCTCATAGCCCATTCTACCAGCTACCTCCGAGCACGCAGCTCCACTCCCCCAATCCGTTGCTGGTGGCACCCACCCCTCCTGCATTACAGAAACTTTTAG AGTCCTTCAAGATCCAGTACCTGCAGTTCCTGGCTTACACAAAGACCCCACAGTACAAGGCCAACCTGCAGCAGCTTCTGGACCAAGAGAAG GAGAAGAACACACAGCTGCTGGACACCGCACAGCAGCTCTTCGGTCATTGCCAAGCCCAAAAGGAGGAGATCCACAGACTGTTCCAGCAGAAACTGGATGAG TTGGGCGTGAAGGCGCTGACCTACAATGACCTGATTCAGGCCCAGAAGGAGATCTCTGCCCACAACCAGCAGCTgcgggagcagtcagagcagcTGGAGAAGGACAACAGTGACCTGCGGAGCCAGAGCCttcagctg CTCAGAGCCCGGTGTGAGGAGCTGAGGCTGGACTGGTCCACACTGTCTCTGGAGAACCTGCGGAAAGAGAAACAGGCCCTGCGGAGCCAGATCTCAGAGAAGCAGCGACACTGCCTGGAGCTGCAG ATCAGCATTGTGGAGCTGGAGAAGAGCCAGCGACAGCAGGAGCTCCTGCAGTTGAAGTCCTGTGTGCCACCAGATGACGCTCTGTCCCTGCATCTGCGTGGCAAGGGTGCCCTGGGCCGCGAGCTGGAGGCCGATGCTGGGCGGTTGCGTCTTGAGCTGGACTGTGCCAAGATCTCCCTGCCACACCTCAGCAGCATGAGCCCCGAGCTCTCCATGAATGGCCATGCCGCTGGCTACGAGCTCTGCAGCACAGCTAGTCGGCCCTCATCCAAGCAGAATACCCCCCAGTACCTGGCCTCCCCCTTGGATCAGGAGGTCGTACCTTGCACCCCCAGCCACAGTGGCAGGCCTCGGCTAGAAAAGTTGTCTGGCCTAACTTTGCCAGACTATACCCGGTTGTCACCTGCCAAGATTGTGTTGAGGCGGCACCTGAGCCAGGACCACACTGGGGTTAGCAAACCAGCTGCCGGTGAGCTACACCCTCG GGCAGAGCATGCCAAGGAGAGCACCCTTCCCTACCAGAGCCCCAGCTTGTCCAACAGCATGAAGCTCAGCCCCCAGGATCCACTGCCTGCCTCCCCCGCAACCTCGCCGCTCACCTCAGAGAAGGGTAGTGAAAAG GGTGTGAAGGAGCGTGCCTACAGCAGCCATGGGGAGACTATCACCAGCCTGCCTGTCAGCATTCCACTCAGCACAGTGCAGCCCAACAAGCTGCCCGTCAGCATCCCACTGGCCAGTGTGGTGCTGCCCAGCCGCGCCGAGAGGGCG AGGAGCACTCCCAGCCCTGGGCCACAGCCTCGAGACTCATCCACACTTGAAAAGCAGATCGGTGCTTCCGCCCATGGTCCAGGGGGCAGTGCAGCAGGGAGCAGGAGCCTCACACTGGCACCCACAG GTTTCTACACTGGTTCAGTGGCCATCAGTGGAGCCCTGGCCAACAGCCCAGCGCCTATGGCATCTGGAATGGAGACTGCTGTTTTTGATGAGTCCTCTGGCCCTGGCAGCCTCTTTGCCACCATGGGATCTCGCAGCACACCACCACAGCATCCGCCTCTGCTACCGCAGCCCCGCAACTCTGGCCCTGCATCTCCTGCCCACCAACTCTCGGCCAGTCCCCGCCTGAGTGTGACTGCCCAAGGTCCGCTGCCGGACACCAGCAAGGGGGAGCTGCCTTCTGACCCTGCCGTCTCAGACCCGGAGAATGAAGCTAAGAGGAGGATTGTGTTCAGCATTGCAGCCAGTTCCAGCTCTAAGCAGTCGCCTTCTACCAGGCATAGCCCCTTGACCTCTGGAACCCGCGGGGACTCTGTACAGAGCCATGGGCAGGACAGTCGTAAACGCAGCAGAAGGAAGCGTGCATCAGCTGGAACCCTCAGCCTCAGCACGGGTGTGTCCCCCAAGCGCCGGGCTCTGCCAACTGTCGCCGGCCTCTTCACACAGTCCTCGGGGTCTCCCCTCAACCTCAACTCCATG GTCAGCAACATCAATCAGCCCCTGGAGATCACAGCCATCTCATCCCCTGAGAGCTCCCTGAAGAGTTCCCCAACCCCCTACCAGGACCACGATCAGCCCCCGGTGCTCAGGAAGGAGCGGCCCCTGGGCCCGACGAATGGGGCCCATTACTCACCACTTACCTCAGATGAGGAGCCAGGCTCTGAGGATGAGCCCAGCAGTACCCG aattgaaagaaaaattgcAACAATCTCCTTAGAAAGCAAATCTCCTCCAAAGACGCTGGAAAATG GTGGTGGTTTGGTGGGAAGGAAGCCTGCACCCTCGAGTGAGCCTGTGAACAGCAGCAAATGGAAGTCCACTTTCTCACCCATCTCCGACCTCAGCTTGGCCAAGGCCGTGGACAGTCCATTGCAGGCTGGCTCtgcactgagccacagccccctGTTCTCTTTCCGGCCAGTTCTGGACGAGCCTGCAGCTGAGGCCAAGCTCCCTACCCACCCAAGGAAAAGCTTTGCCGGCTCTCTGACTGCAGCCGAGGGCCCGAGCCCTGGCGCCAACCCTCCCAACGGCCTGGCCTTCAGTGGGGGCCTTGCTGCAGACCTCGGTTTACACAGCTTCAACGACGGTGCTTCCCTCTCCCACAAGGGCCCTGAAGTGGCCAGCCTGAGCTTCCCATCACAGCGGGGCAAGGATAGTACCACGGAGACTAATCCCTTCCTCAGTAGGCGGCAGCCAGAGGGCCTGGGTGGCCTGAAGGGCGAGGGCAATGCAGGCAAGGAATCAGGCGAGGCCCTGCCCCTGTGTGGATCTGCGGACAAAGTTGCACTGCCTCATGGCAGCAGGGCAGGCAAGGGCCGTGACCGTGAGCTGGACTTCAAGGGTGGCCACAACCTCTTCATCTCTGCTGCAGCCGTGCCTCCGGGTGGCCTCCTCGGTGGCCCTGGTCTAGTGACTGTAGCTTCCTCTGCAGGCAGTACGACACCTGCTGCCCAGGCTGCCCGGCCCTTTCTGAGCACCTTCACCCCTGGGCCCCAGTTCACTCTGGGCCCCATGTCCCtgcaggccaacctgggctctgTGGCCGGCTCCTCTGTGCTGCAGTCCTTGTTCAGCACCGTGCCCGCCGCTGCAGGCTTGGTGCACGTGTCATCTGCTGCGCCCCGACTCACCAACTCGCACACCATGGGCAGCTTCTCCTCCGGGGTGACCGGTGGAACCGTTGGAG GTAATTAG